AACTGGACGGCTGTTGGTTCCTATAACGTGGGGCCAGGTCCAGGGCCGCAAAGGGAGACGTTACGCATGCAGTACGCACAGAAAATCTGGGCGCGTTATGAAGCGCTGGTGGCCCTTCGCTACTGACGATTGGGCGGGACGCCTCGCACGCAGCCCGTTCCCCCGGCTATAATCGGCGCCACCTTTCGCCGCCATCCGAGTCTAGCCCGCCCATGTATACCCTGGCCCGCCAGCTGTTGTTCAAACTCTCCCCGGAAACCTCCCACGATCTGTCCCTGGACCTGATCGGTGCCGGTGGCCGCCTGGGGCTCAATGGCCTGGTATGCAAGGCTCCGGCAAAAATGCCGGTATCGGTGATGGGGCTCGATTTCCCTAACCCGGTGGGGTTGGCGGCAGGCCTGGACAAGAATGGCGCGGCCATCGATGGCTTCTCGCAATTGGGTTTCGGCTTTGTCGAAATCGGCACCGTGACGCCGCGCCCGCAACCGGGCAACCCCAAGCCGCGCATCTTCCGTCTGCCCGAAGCCGAGGCGATCATCAATCGCATGGGCTTCAACAACCCGGGTGTCGATAACCTGCTGTCGCGGGTTCAAGCGGCGAAGTACAAAGGCATTCTCGGCATCAATATCGGCAAGAACTTCGATACGCCAGTAGAGCGGGCAGTGGACGACTACCTGATCTGCCTGGACAAGGTCTACGCACACGCCAGCTATGTCACCGTTAACGTCAGTTCGCCCAACACCCCGGGCCTGCGTAGCTTGCAGTTCGGTGATTCGCTCAAGCAACTGCTCGAAGCCTTGCGCCAGCGCCAGGAAGATCTGGCCGTACGCCATGGCAAACGCGTACCGCTGGCGATCAAGATTGCCCCGGACATGAGCGACGAAGAAACCGTACTGGTGGCCCAGGCTCTGGTGGATTCGGGTATGGACGCAGTGATCGCCACCAACACCACCCTCAGCCGTGTGGGTGTTGAAGGCTTGGCCCATGGTGACGAAGCAGGCGGCCTCTCGGGTGCACCGGTGCGCGAGCAGAGCACCCATATTGTCAAGGTACTGGCCGCTGAGCTGGCAGGACGCTTGCCGATCATCGCCGCAGGTGGCATCACCGAGGGCAAGCACGCGGCCGAGAAGATCGCTGCTGGCGCCAGCCTGGTGCAGTTGTATTCCGGTTTCATCTACAAGGGCCCGGCGTTGATTCGCCAGTCGGTAGACGCAATCGCGGCATTGCCAAAAGCCTGATAGCCGCCCATTAAAAAGGGCTCCATAAAGGAGCCCCCTGGGCCGAAGCCCGCCGTCCGGATAGGACGTGCGTGGTTAAGTCATTACACATTCAAAGGTGGTATGTCGGAATTAAGTGCCCTGATTAGCCGACGGCGTGAAGTTCGTTGAGTCTGTGGATGCCCGCAGTGCCAGTCATACCGTCCCAGTTGTCGCCGCGTCCTTCTCGCCAGCCGTTGATCCAGGCTTGGCGTACCGACGGTAGAGTAAATGGGCAAAGCTCACGGGATTTGCCATGAACGCCATATTGATATCCGCGTAAAAATGCTCTTTCCAACGGATCACGCTTAAGTCTTCTCATAGGGTGTTTCCCTCACTTGTTGACTGTCTTGATATCCTTCGGCCTCGTCTGAGGCCGGGCAGAGTTTTTCTGCCGTTGGTGGGCTCGCTGCCGGCGTGGCGAGCCAATGTGTCGGCGTCGTTACGGCGCCAACCTGTGTTGAGTTCTAACCAATAGGTCACATGGATTCAATGATCGTTTTGTCATAAGCACGTAACGATAACGATGCTATAGCCATAAGCTGGGATGGCTTTTCGCCCCATTTGTAGGGCAAAGCCAGCTATGATGCACCCTGCAAAGAGGATGGGTTTAATCCTTTAGTGAGAATGCCCGCTCGTTGCAGTCGGTTATTATTCGACGAAGGGTCGCAATGTTTCTTTTGTTGCGCAAAAATTTTTCTCTGCCCCGTCAATAAAGGCCCAAAGGCCCGCCAGATGGTGGGACGGCACATTCGTGCCACGCGAGCACTCTTCAAGAAAAGTGCTTGATTGAAAACCGAGCCGGCGATGCGTCGCCCGCTCATTTATTGCTGAAAAGCCTGGAATGCCCATGTCGGACCGTTTTGAACTCTTCCTCACTTGCCCCAAGGGCCTCGAAGGCCTGCTGATCGAGGAAGCCGTCGGGCTTGGCCTTGAGGAAGCCCGCGAGCACACCTCGGCCGTGCGCGGCATGGCCGACATGGAAACCGCCTACCGTCTGTGCCTTTGGTCACGCCTGGCCAACCGCGTGCTGCTGGTGCTCAAGCGCTTCCCGATGAAGGACGCCGAAGACCTCTACCACGGCGTGCTGGATATCGAATGGGCCGACCACATGGTCCCCGATGGCACCCTGGCGGTGGAGTTCAGTGGGCATGGCTCAGGCATCGATAACACCCACTTCGGCGCGCTGAAGGTCAAGGATGCGATTGTCGACAAGCTGCGCACCCCGACCGGCGAACGCCCGTCCATCGACAAGATCAACCCGGACCTGCGCATTCACCTGCGCCTGGACCGTGGCGAAGCGATCCTGTCCCTCGATCTGTCCGGCCACAGCCTGCACCAGCGCGGCTACCGCCTGCAGCAGGGGGCCGCACCCTTGAAGGAAAACCTGGCCGCAGCGATCTTGATTCGCGCCGGCTGGCCGCGCATTGCTGCCGAAGGCGGCGCGCTGACCGACCCGATGTGCGGCGTAGGTACCTTCCTGGTGGAAGGCGCGATGATCGCCGCCGACATGGCGCCCAACCTGAATCGCGAACTGTGGGCTTTACCACGTGGCTGGGCCACGTCCCGGCGCTGTGGAAAAAACTCCACGCAGAAGCGGCTGAGCGCGCCACCATCGGCATGAACAAGCCGCCGTTGTGGGTGCGCGGCTATGAAGCTGACCCGCGTTTGATCCAGCCCGCGCGCAACAACATCGAGCGCGCCGGCCTGAGTCACTGGATCAAGGTGTACCAGGGCGAGGTCGGTACGTTCGAGCCGCGTCCGGATCAGAACCAGAAAGGCCTGGTCATCTGCAACCCGCCGTACGGCGAGCGGCTGGGTGACGAAGCCAGCCTGTTGTACCTCTACCAGAACCTCGGCGAGCGTCTGCGCCAAGCGTGCATGGGTTGGGAAGCGGCGGTGTTTACCGGTGCGCCAGACCTGGGCAAGCGCATGGGCATCCGCAGCCACAAGCAATACTCGTTCTGGAACGGCGCCTTGCCGTGCAAGTTGCTGTTGATCAAGGTCAACCCGGACCAGTTCGTCACCGGCGAGCGTCGTACACCGGAGCAACGCCAGGCTGAACGTGAGCAAGCCGCTTATGACCAAGCCCCGGCCGAGCCGCAAGAGCGCCAGTACAACAAGAACGGCAACCCAATCAAGCCAGCCCCGGCTCCGGTAGTCGAGCAGCCGCGCCTGAGCGAAGGCGGGCAGATGTTTGCCAACCGCCTGCAAAAGAACCTCAAGTTGCTGGGCAAGTGGGCCAAGCGCGAAGGCGTGGATTGCTACCGCGTGTACGACGCCGATATGCCGGAATACTCCATGGCCATCGACCTGTACCACGACTGGGTCCATGTGCAGGAATACGCTGCGCCGAAGTCCATCGATCCGGAAAAAGCCTCTGCGCGCATGTTCGATGCCCTGGCTGCCATTCCCCAGGCGCTGAACATCGACAAGAGCCGTGTGGTGGTCAAGCGTCGCGAGCGCCAGAGCGGCACCAAGCAGTACGAGCGTCAAAGCGCACAGGGCAAGTTTACCGAGGTCAGCGAAGGCGGCGTGAAGCTGCTGGTAAACCTCACCGACTACCTGGACACCGGCCTGTTCCTCGACCACCGCCCGATGCGCATGCGCATCCAGAAAGAAGCGGCCGGCAAGCGTTTCCTCAACCTGTATTGCTACACCGCCACGGCGAGTGTGCACGCAGCCAAGGGCGGCGCGCGCAGCACCACCAGCGTCGACCTGTCCAAGACTTACCTGGACTGGGCCCGTCGCAACTTCTCCCTCAACGGTTTCTCCGACA
The Pseudomonas poae DNA segment above includes these coding regions:
- a CDS encoding quinone-dependent dihydroorotate dehydrogenase, yielding MYTLARQLLFKLSPETSHDLSLDLIGAGGRLGLNGLVCKAPAKMPVSVMGLDFPNPVGLAAGLDKNGAAIDGFSQLGFGFVEIGTVTPRPQPGNPKPRIFRLPEAEAIINRMGFNNPGVDNLLSRVQAAKYKGILGINIGKNFDTPVERAVDDYLICLDKVYAHASYVTVNVSSPNTPGLRSLQFGDSLKQLLEALRQRQEDLAVRHGKRVPLAIKIAPDMSDEETVLVAQALVDSGMDAVIATNTTLSRVGVEGLAHGDEAGGLSGAPVREQSTHIVKVLAAELAGRLPIIAAGGITEGKHAAEKIAAGASLVQLYSGFIYKGPALIRQSVDAIAALPKA
- a CDS encoding ribosome modulation factor → MRRLKRDPLERAFLRGYQYGVHGKSRELCPFTLPSVRQAWINGWREGRGDNWDGMTGTAGIHRLNELHAVG